Proteins co-encoded in one Amaranthus tricolor cultivar Red isolate AtriRed21 chromosome 7, ASM2621246v1, whole genome shotgun sequence genomic window:
- the LOC130818049 gene encoding trans-cinnamate:CoA ligase, peroxisomal-like, producing the protein MESLNKYEANYVALSPIMFLKRAAMCYAERNSVIYGEARFTWKQTYQRCLRLASSLQSLGLAKNYVVSVLAPNIPAVYEMHFAVPMAGGVLNTINTMLNAETIKTILCHSEAKFLFVDYEFFSKACQALRLLKAENKQSSLPSMILINEIGYKHVELKYEQLLMSTNGDLVAESSLPVVDVDNPLSFNLNRRYYEYEELIRMGSPDFEPVKLRDEWDPITLNYTSGTTSAPKGVVYSHRGAYLSTISMILGWEMGTEPVYLWSLPMFHCNGWTFTWGIAARGGTNVCIRKTNALEIYRSIALHGVTHMCCAPVVFNFIREAKPEERVQIKSRVQILTGGAPPPAVLVQEMEELGFHVVHAYGLTEATGPALVCEWQTRWDPLSLEEKARLKARQGVSVLSVADVDVQDMKTKHSVPHNGVTKGEVVIRGSGIMKGYYKNEKATFEAFKDGWFHTGDVGVIHPDGYLEIKDRLKDVIISGGENISSVEVENAICKNPKVLEVAVVAMPHPHWGESPCAFVVKKVKDESLTEQEILAHCRNKLTGYMVPKKIIFLGELPKTTTGKTRKDVLRAIAKKSTMSHLRNEHQIDSISTASRL; encoded by the exons ATGGAGAGTTTAAATAAGTATGAGGCAAATTATGTAGCCTTAAGTCCAATAATGTTCTTGAAAAGAGCTGCGATGTGTTATGCTGAGCGTAATTCAGTTATATATGGAGAAGCTCGATTCACATGGAAACAGACATACCAACGTTGTCTTCGTCTTGCTTCTTCTCTTCAATCCCTTGGTCTTGCCAAGAATTATGTG GTATCAGTGCTAGCACCAAACATACCAGCAGTGTATGAGATGCATTTTGCAGTGCCAATGGCTGGAGGAGTTCTAAACACAATCAATACTATGCTTAATGCAGAAACTATCAAGACTATACTTTGTCATTCTGAGGCTAAGTTTCTATTTGTGGATTATGAATTCTTTTCAAAAGCTTGTCAAGCATTGCGCCTTCTAAAAGCCGAAAACAAACAATCAAGTTTACCCTCTATGATACTCATAAACGAAATCGGGTACAAACATGTAGAACTGAAGTACGAGCAATTACTGATGAGCACAAACGGTGATTTGGTAGCCGAATCCTCCTTGCCTGTTGTCGATGTCGATAACCCATTAAGCTTCAATCTCAATCGTCGTTATTATGAATACGAAGAATTGATAAGAATGGGAAGTCCTGATTTTGAGCCTGTTAAGTTACGCGATGAATGGGATCCGATTACTCTGAATTATACTTCTGGTACAACCTCGGCACCAAAGGGAGTTGTGTATAGTCATCGCGGGGCGTACCTTAGCACAATAAGCATGATCTTAGGATGGGAAATGGGAACCGAACCTGTTTATTTGTGGTCATTGCCTATGTTTCATTGCAACGGTTGGACTTTCACTTGGGGGATCGCAGCTCGGGGAGGGACAAATGTTTGTATTCGTAAGACAAACGCGTTGGAGATTTATCGTAGCATTGCGTTACATGGGGTTACACACATGTGTTGTGCACCTGTTGTGTTCAATTTTATACGTGAGGCAAAGCCTGAGGAACGAGTGCAAATTAAGTCGCGAGTCCAAATCCTTACCGGAGGCGCTCCACCACCTGCCGTTTTAGTACAAGAGATGGAGGAGTTGGGTTTCCATGTTGTACATGCTTATGGACTGACGGAGGCGACTGGGCCTGCGTTGGTGTGTGAGTGGCAAACAAGGTGGGATCCATTATCGCTCGAGGAAAAGGCACGATTAAAGGCTCGTCAAGGTGTCAGTGTTCTTAGTGTTGCTGATGTTGACGTGCAGGACATGAAAACAAAGCATAGTGTGCCTCATAATGGTGTTACTAAAGGGGAAGTTGTGATTCGGGGAAGCGGTATAATGAAGGGATATTACAAGAATGAAAAGGCGACATTTGAGGCTTTTAAGGATGGATGGTTTCATACGGGTGATGTAGGAGTCATACACCCAGACGGgtatttagaaataaaagatAGATTAAAAGATGTGATTATATCTGGTGGTGAGAATATTAGTAGTGTGGAGGTTGAAAATGCGATATGCAAAAATCCTAAAGTGTTAGAGGTAGCAGTTGTCGCGATGCCTCATCCGCATTGGGGTGAAAGCCCTTGCGCTTTTGTGGTGAAGAAGGTAAAAGATGAAAGTTTGACAGAGCAAGAGATTTTGGCACATTGTAGGAATAAGCTTACAGGCTACATGGTACCAAAGAAGATTATATTTTTGGGGGAATTGCCAAAGACTACCACGGGCAAAACACGAAAGGACGTGTTGAGGGCTATTGCGAAGAAGTCGACAATGTCGCACTTGAGAAATGAGCATCAAATAGACTCGATTAGCACTGCTTCACGCCTATAG
- the LOC130818661 gene encoding putative ALA-interacting subunit 4, producing MGSFHSMVAPIPSYVSYFHIWSSHPKCLIFVSDSRFTQQELPAYKPILTPVWVISMFITVGIIFIPIGLVSLSGSEHVVEVVREYETDCIPPSKRNDKLSYIKDPTTNKTCSLRMIVPKQMRSPIYIYYQLEDFYQNHRRYVKSRNDKQLRKKANEQLTKGCEPEAIVGTDKAPIVPCGLIAWSLFNDTYAFFVDSNPLQVNKNGIAWESDRKHKFGSDVYPKNFQIGDLIGGGTLNSSIPLNEQEDLIVWMRTAALPTFRKLYGKIEHDLEANQELSVVVENNYNTYSFGGKKKLVLSTTSWIGGKNEFLGVGYLSVGGLSLTIAVAYTLLYIIKPRLVINRFVFCFRRLFPIVVAS from the exons ATGGGGTCATTCCACTCCATGGTGGCCCCTATTCCATCATATGTGTCTTATTTTCATATTTGGTCAAGTCATCCTAAATGTCTAATTTTTGTTTCAG ATTCAAGGTTCACACAACAAGAACTTCCAGCTTACAAACCAATTCTAACACCCGTATGG GTTATATCAATGTTTATCACTGTTGGAATTATCTTCATTCCTATAGGACTTGTTTCTTTGTCTGGATCAGAGCAT GTTGTGGAGGTTGTGCGGGAGTATGAAACAGACTGTATTCCTCCTTCTAAGAGAAACGATAAACTTAGTTATATTAAGGATCCTACTACCAACAAAACATGTTCACTACGTATGATT GTTCCAAAGCAAATGAGAAGtcctatttatatatactatcaGCTTGAGGACTTCTATCAAAACCATCGGCG ATATGTGAAAAGTCGAAATGACAAGCAATTAAGAAAGAAGGCGAACGAACAATTGACAAAGGGATGTGAACCAGAAGCAATTGTAGGTACTGATAAAGCACCAATTGTTCCGTGTGGTCTAATTGCATGGAGTCTGTTCAACGATACATACGCGTTCTTTGTGGATTCAAACCCATTGCAAGTCAATAAGAACGGCATAGCATGGGAAAGTGATCGTAAACACAAATTTGGATCCGATGTTTATCCTAAAAACTTCCAAATTGGCGACCTTATTGGTGGCGGAACACTCAATTCAAGCATTCCT CTTAACGAACAAGAAGATCTAATCGTATGGATGCGAACCGCTGCACTTCCGACTTTTAGGAAGTTGTATGGGAAGATAGAGCATGATCTTGAAGCTAATCAAGAGCTATCAGTTGTTGTGgagaataattataatacttataGTTTTGGGGGGAAAAAGAAGCTCGTTCTTTCTACGACGAGTTGGATAGGTGGGAAAAACGAGTTCCTTGGTGTCGGATATCTAAGTGTTGGTGGTTTGTCCTTAACCATTGCAGTAGCATATACACTACTTTACATCATCAAGCCGAGGTTAGTGATCAATCGATTCGTATTTTGTTTTAGAAGGTTGTTTCCGATAGTTGTTGCTTCCTAA
- the LOC130817530 gene encoding phytoene synthase 2, chloroplastic-like: protein MPLSLVLVSPATEVCHGFLVTESWISRLIFNKKSKRISKKQGNWAWNVAKQQKRVGGPVLSSMLANPTGDLVVMSSEQRVYDVVLKQAALVNTKLRSREDLDLDVQPDIVVPGTLSLLGEAYDRSGDVCAEYAKTFYLGTQLMTPARRKAIWAIYVWCRRTDELVDGPNASHITPSALDRWEARLDDLFRGRPFDMLDAALSDTVSKFPIDIQPFKDMIEGMRMDLRKSRYKNFDELYLYCYYVAGTVGLMSVPVMGIAPESKATTESVYNAALALGIANQLTNILRDVGEDARRGRVYLPQDELTQAGISDEDIFAGKVTDKWRNFMKKQIKRARMFFDEAEEGVSELSSASRWPVWASLLLYRQILDEIEANDYNNFTKRAYVSKAKKLLALPMAYARSIVPPRSTSGLVKV from the exons ATGCCTCTTTCTTTAGTACTTGTGTCTCCAGCTACAGAGGTCTGCCATGGTTTTCTTGTCACAGAATCATGGATTAGTCGTTTGATTTTCAACAAGAAATCGAAAAGAATATCCAAAAAACAAGGGAATTGGGCTTGGAATGTTGCAAAACAGCAAAAGAGAGTAGGAGGCCCTGTGTTGTCGAGCATGTTAGCAAACCCGACTGGAGACCTTGTGGTTATGTCATCAGAACAAAGAGTGTATGATGTAGTATTGAAACAGGCGGCTTTGGTTAATACGAAGTTGAGGTCACGCGAAGATCTTGATCTTGATGTGCAGCCTGATATTGTTGTTCCGGGTACTTTAAGCTTGCTCGGTGAGGCTTATGACCGAAGTGGCGATGTTTGTGCCGAGTATGCCAAGACATTTTACTTGG GAACGCAGCTCATGACCCCTGCAAGGCGAAAAGCTATATGGGCAATATATG TGTGGTGTCGGAGGACTGATGAGCTTGTCGATGGGCCTAACGCTTCACACATAACGCCTTCTGCTTTGGATCGGTGGGAGGCAAGGCTAGACGACCTTTTCAGGGGCCGTCCCTTTGATATGCTTGATGCTGCGTTATCCGACACTGTATCTAAGTTTCCCATCGATATCCAG CCGTTTAAAGATATGATTGAAGGTATGAGGATGGATCTCAGAAAGTCGAGATACAAGAATTTCGACGAGTTATACCTATATTGTTATTATGTCGCTGGAACGGTTGGATTGATGAGTGTTCCGGTCATGGGTATAGCGCCCGAATCAAAGGCAACAACTGAAAGTGTTTACAATGCTGCATTAGCATTAGGAATTGCAAATCAGCTGACTAACATACTTAGAGATGTTGGAGAAGA TGCAAGGAGAGGTCGGGTTTATTTGCCACAAGATGAATTAACACAAGCGGGTATTTCGGATGAAGATATATTTGCAGGAAAGGTTACAGATAAATGGCGAAATTTCATGAAAAAGCAAATCAAACGAGCGAGGATGTTCTTTGATGAAGCAGAGGAAGGAGTTTCCGAGCTTAGTAGTGCTAGCAGATGGCCG GTATGGGCATCGTTGCTTCTGTATCGACAAATACTAGACGAGATAGAAGCAAATGATTACAATAACTTCACAAAGCGAGCGTATGTAAGCAAAGCGAAGAAACTTCTAGCATTGCCAATGGCATACGCTAGGTCTATAGTTCCTCCTCGATCAACTTCCGGCCTTGTGAAAGTGTAG